ACGCCGGTGTCGCTGGGCCATGTGGTGCTGCAGCAGACGCGTGGCCCGCATGAGGTCTGGGCCCACACCGCTGGCCGCGATCTGGCGATCACCCAGCTGACGCCCGAGCCCTGCCGCGGGCATCTGCTGCGGTCCACCCTGGGCGACATGGGCTTCGACGCCGGGGCGTTCGATGGCGACCTGCGGGTGCGCGGGGTCATGGCGCGCAAGGCCTTCAGCCTGGTTTCGGTGATGGAACAGGAGGGCGTGCTGAACCAGTGGGGCCATCGGGTCGAGGAGGGCGACATCGTGGCCATCCCGCCCGGCGGAGAGCTGGACGGACGCTTCCAGGGCCACGTGGCCTACGCCGTCGTCACCGCGCCGTGGGGCCTGGTGATGCAGCGGGCCGAGGCGTTCGAATGGCTGGCCGACCCCTGCTTCTGGACCGAGCCGGCGATCTATTCCCCGCCGCCCGAGGCCCGGGCCGCCTGCAAGCGGGTGTTGCAGGGTTGCTCCAGCCTGTTGCGGGCCCTGGGCGCGGGCGTCCCATCCAGCACGGTCGCCTTCCTGCGTAACGAGTTGCTGGACGGCGTGCTGACGGCCTTGGCCGCGGTCAAGGTCGAGGGCGCGCGCCGGCAGGGCGCGCTGAACGCCGCTCGCATCGTGCGCGGCGCCGAGGACTTCCTGGAAAGCGGCGGTGCCCGCCAGGCGGTGCAGATCGAGGACATCTGCGTGGCCCTGAACATCTCGCGCCGCACGCTCTACCGGGCCTTCCATGATCTGCTCGACGTCAGCCCCAAGGCCTATCTGCGACTGAAGAACATGTCGGCGGCGCGGGCTCGGCTGCTCGACGCCGGCAATCGCCCGACGACCGTGACCCAGGTGGCGCTGGACCAGGGTTTCTGGGAGCTGGGCCGGTTTTCGGGCGCCTACCGGGCGATGTTCGGCGAGTCTCCGTCCGAGACCCTGCGCGGAGCCCAGGGCGAGAGCCTTAGGCGTTGACAGCGACCCTCGACGCCGCCGACGTTTGAGGCGAGCGCGTCGGGCGCTCCAACCTCAAGGTGGCGTTCATGGCTTCGCAATTCCTTCTTGTGCGCCGCGTGGCCTAGCGCGCCGGGCATGGGTCACCGACCGACCGCCCTGGTCCTGTACAACTGGCGCGGCCAGTGGCCGATGCGCCGCTGGGAGCACCAGCGGATCTTTGCCTGGAGGACCTGCTTCCCCGGGCGGGTGAGCTTTCTGAACATCGGCTTTCCGTTCAACTCGGCCTGGATCGCCCAGCTGGATCCGGATCTGGTGCTGATCGACGCCACGGCCCTGACCGCCCGTTATACACGCGTGGGCCTGGGCGGATTGCGACGAGCGATGGAGGCGCTTCCGCCGCGGGCGCGCCGCGTGGCCGCGCCGCTCGACGAGTTCCTGGGTCTCCAGGCGCTGCGCGACTTCCTGGTCGAGGCTCGGATCGACCTGCTGCTCACCGCGCTTGAGCCGGCGCTGTGGGACAGCGTCTACCCGGTCGCCCAAAGACCCTTCGCCCTGCGGCGTTTCCTGACCAGCTATGTGGACGACAAGCTGATGCGGCGGGGCTCCAGCGATCTGGCGCGGCGGTCGATCGCCGTCAGCTATCGGGCTTGGGAAGCGCCGGCCTGGCTGGGCGAGATGGGTGAGCTCAAGCGCGAGGTCGGCGTGCGCGCGGCGGCCTGGGCCAGGGCGCGGGGCCATCGCGCCGACGTGGCGGTGGATGGCGAGCGCCGGCTGGTCGGCGAGGCCTGGATCCGCCTGCTGGGCGCCAGCCGGGCGGTGGTCGGGGTCGAGGGCGGCTCGTCGCTGGTCGATCTGACGGGCGAGGCGCGGGCGGACGACCTTGCGTCGCGGATCGAGATCCGCGCGATGTCGCCGCGTCACCTCGAGGCCGTGGCGACCCGGACCTTCCAGGTGCTGGTCGAGGGCGACTATAGTGGCGTGCTCGAGGCTGGGACGCATTACCAGCCCGTTCGCCGCGACCTGTCCGACATCGAGGCGGCCCTCGATCTCAGCCGCGACGTCCGGCGCGCCCAGGCCATGGCCGATCGGGCCCATGCCGAGATCGTGGCCTCGGGCCGCTACAGCTGGCGCACGGTGGTGCGCGAGATCACCGACCAGGTGCTGGCGTGAGACGCGGTTTGCGGCTGTTCCTGCGCTTGCGGGACTGGAGCGCCTGGGCGGCGGTCATCGTGGAGTCGCGCCTGCTCAAGGCGCCCCTGCTGCGGCGGCGGCTGCGCGACATCGCCCGCCTGCCGATCCTGCGGCGCTGGATCGGCGTCGACTAGGCGCGGGATCGAAACCGCAAGGCGCGGCGCGCCAGGTCCGCAAGGCCCAGGCGGCGAACGGCCGCGCGCGCCAGCCGCTCGACCGCTCCCCGGGGGCGCACCTCGTGCGGATTGTCGACGGGCGTGAACGGGAAGGCCTTGCGGAACCTGGCGTCGCTGCGGTCGCTGAACGTGGCGCGCGGCTTGCCGACCGCCGTCTCGGCGACCCGTGCGTCGAATAGCGCGATCATCGCGCCGTAGCCGTAGGCGGGATTGAGCGCGATCTCGGCATAGGCGTTGGTGATGATCTCGGCGATCTTCTCGGGGTCGCGCAGCACCGTCGCGACCTGCGCCATGTTGCCGTGGTCCTTGTCGAGCGGGACATAGTGCCGCCAAGGCTCCATCACGCCCGAATAGCGGCCGGGATAGGCGATGATCAGGGTGCGCAAGGCGATCGCCTCGAACACGCGGGGCGAAATCTGGGCGATGTCGATCTGGTCCTCGCGCCCGGCGAAGAACCGATCGCGCAACATCTCGTAGGAGGGCTTTCGGGCCAGGGCGGGGATCGGGTGAGGGCGCTCAATCAACGTGGCGAAGCTTTCGCTGCGGGCCGCCACCGCGCCGTCGAAGTCGAAGACGCTGGCCCCGCTCTCGACGGCCAGCACGGCCTGGCAATCGCGGATGAACTTCACCCAGTCACGACCGTAGAGCCGGCTGCGTTCCGACCAGGCGATGTCGGTCGAGATGCCGAAGCGCCTGGCGTCGCGCTTGAACAGCTTGCCGATGCGAATCTTCTCGCGACCCTGTTCACCGTGCCAGGCCGGGTAGGTCCGGCCGCGATAGCCGACCATGGTCCTGCGGGCCGACAGCGGTATGGGCGGATAGTTCGCCAACCATTGCGGCACGTAGCCGGTCAACACCTGCTGGGTGCGCAGGCCCGGCG
The window above is part of the Caulobacter soli genome. Proteins encoded here:
- a CDS encoding helix-turn-helix domain-containing protein, with the translated sequence MDKESVRESESQSWSNVDWRRARTVKSGVDDLSQDGFDEHRSFGARATTPVSLGHVVLQQTRGPHEVWAHTAGRDLAITQLTPEPCRGHLLRSTLGDMGFDAGAFDGDLRVRGVMARKAFSLVSVMEQEGVLNQWGHRVEEGDIVAIPPGGELDGRFQGHVAYAVVTAPWGLVMQRAEAFEWLADPCFWTEPAIYSPPPEARAACKRVLQGCSSLLRALGAGVPSSTVAFLRNELLDGVLTALAAVKVEGARRQGALNAARIVRGAEDFLESGGARQAVQIEDICVALNISRRTLYRAFHDLLDVSPKAYLRLKNMSAARARLLDAGNRPTTVTQVALDQGFWELGRFSGAYRAMFGESPSETLRGAQGESLRR